A single Crateriforma conspicua DNA region contains:
- a CDS encoding coiled-coil domain-containing protein has protein sequence MASIPTGSMDELSLHPTTYQAITSFARRRTWMLACRSLIAGVVAFLAASAAAACLDHFARPSDTVRWAVAMLVDAIAVVAAWRFGLRQMFDSSPQSLARRMQAGSSRLRDDLLSAVELADPQTTNGSARLQDSLQRRISQRLSTMPVKELLPMGLLGRPLAIGVTTAFLFAIASLIPDLQAMRRIIRVSVPGLAVQRASLTQIDIIEPSPPSRYVAAGNPVAVWVELSGRSADDATLQYRSIVDATTGGEADNAPSRFFWPWQSRHGRITSVTMSDRSSASTDNQAEPVIQKSDVQSDRRSANVPVGSNPVEYRIIAGDAVTLWHRLDPLPRPQPVDFQMLYRFPDYADLPDRTERSDTGDLEGLSGASVQLTITFNQAVDDATLRFTGNRTLAMNQIDDDGFLYRVNVPLTVPGRYQVTATSRQSGVGNEFGPQYSVTPVSDRRPTVRFDGSVPDVQVAAFDEISVLAGRFDDDLPIADAFQEFRFNGGAWLRRDLFPPSDIAQRTLTARSEWDLVQAAQQAGLGDNVRDGDTIDVKWVVVDRLGQRAETELIQILLSDAGMRANRNDELDALSDIVVATITLLKDADPVAERWITWSVPWKDQRALSDPVAYQQFLQEYLSESQTLADDAAAVSQMLDDWMQTTDRVDQLVLAERVSRLIQQVSDDLIHHPTAMSGAITRQGDQGDAPEIMADEFLAVLRRWHQNQGKRVESTQAAIQSGSQLASLWLEQQLSIARLTDLTTLANSLDAIGAESDLSPTRWQRTLGITAARLDTMAAMWTSRAPWLSEKSAGWRNQWRQFCVQWQQRLRDGIDDEELLLVGPDLVDQLRQQIGQQIRSRTIDNRILSDLAKAESGLAARQDLTPTIQASADWQLSHHSTVPWNAPLGQNLNRSLEAAEQWHRRRQVFDTRWAADMNLASRAVHHVLIQASDGPDSPSPDSDISPAQALRQIADDVGLLQTRAMLAQDAGLLRQAAADEISGAPDPIRRITHPLTMRRYAYGVQAQARALKRSPAVSESKENQAAIKSIDGTRYGDAFQSVSRPIDSRLYRDDVLVSMAPQIAGLLQPLNSGLEQLEPDFAAARQRLARWVLPIDELADAARRQTEKAAALASQQDSPQAESATESESAGVTDAATEAAWQEAQRLTRETIEALIDAANQADILDRLQRDRARDMETAARLVQSSLEKASSEFESDNESFQAAAAELQRRLQQTSQMAQLHQQAVDAESAVASESELSQQLRNEGESLQNGQEIEQRFQQAEQLADVAKADPHELLRRLEQELKTNPDMRLSLVDIAVRAVEEAGQLMDASVSSESALIQEVEKADPAFLEAKRRLAAQIESLSDAAIDVAKANLESAVKAATMAKDAAAIRMTRETAERLQDRARSALSVSADASLAQLTDTANDLANDLLKVNEQLEQVAVVAQVASRKDIHRNIDRRRRDQQRGLEIARTARDETLRRSKERAKFWERQTREAGTRLQQVQRLGRQMDRKMENASRNVASQVDMASLRQERQRNRDAESQIRLTLELAETKQREWNETQAAIGKQSPKPSDAMNPAASVTADLVLSSVDRLEQIAVDLNSFRPDALQNTKLWLSDETAQSTLQRRQQVATTVNESAERLLRAGRHRSRLDEEALAVKLSTAGQAARQTGHDVTPDRSSESEDDSNFGRRIVERLSNHATIIDQRSDEITDLLASMPVTPPRPPASTPEGIDRQAQGKKLAQTLDELDRALLGESTAAAPSSPTEDGTSSQADASSSQQSPADAPPSGEASTALETSPTLAEAIRRQQQRMARQRQDAADGQNARSGTNTGQSSSGSSSSENLNDAPPSDPQSGFADGRAVVGPSEVDGTDAARLGSRWGDLRSQESDEAAGPADASVPPQYRSDVEAYFRAVAAQATDSKSP, from the coding sequence ATGGCTTCGATCCCCACGGGCTCGATGGACGAATTAAGTCTACATCCGACGACGTACCAAGCGATCACGTCGTTCGCCCGCCGCCGCACTTGGATGCTCGCGTGCCGCAGCCTGATCGCGGGCGTGGTCGCATTCCTGGCCGCCTCCGCTGCAGCGGCTTGTCTTGACCATTTCGCACGCCCGTCGGACACGGTGCGATGGGCGGTCGCAATGCTGGTCGACGCGATCGCCGTCGTTGCCGCTTGGCGATTCGGGCTGCGTCAGATGTTTGATTCGTCGCCGCAGTCATTGGCCCGCCGCATGCAAGCCGGATCGTCGCGATTGCGCGACGACCTACTGTCGGCCGTCGAACTGGCCGATCCCCAAACGACCAACGGCTCGGCTCGACTTCAAGACAGCCTGCAACGTCGCATCAGCCAGCGATTGTCGACGATGCCGGTGAAAGAATTGTTACCGATGGGCCTGCTGGGCCGCCCGCTGGCGATCGGCGTAACGACTGCGTTCCTGTTCGCGATCGCCTCGTTGATCCCGGACTTACAGGCAATGCGCCGGATCATTCGTGTCAGCGTTCCGGGCTTGGCCGTCCAGCGTGCTTCGCTGACCCAAATCGACATCATCGAACCGTCACCGCCGTCGCGATACGTCGCCGCCGGCAATCCGGTCGCCGTGTGGGTGGAACTGTCCGGCCGATCCGCCGACGACGCGACGTTGCAGTACCGATCAATCGTCGATGCGACGACCGGCGGTGAAGCCGACAACGCACCCAGCCGCTTCTTCTGGCCCTGGCAATCGCGACACGGACGGATCACTTCCGTGACGATGTCAGACCGATCATCGGCATCCACGGACAATCAAGCAGAACCGGTGATCCAGAAGTCGGACGTCCAATCGGACCGCCGCAGCGCCAATGTGCCAGTGGGTTCCAATCCGGTGGAATATCGGATCATCGCAGGTGACGCGGTAACGCTGTGGCATCGACTGGATCCATTGCCACGTCCCCAACCGGTCGACTTTCAAATGCTTTACCGGTTCCCCGACTATGCAGACTTGCCAGACCGAACCGAACGGTCAGACACGGGCGACTTGGAAGGCTTGTCGGGAGCATCGGTCCAGTTGACCATCACATTCAATCAAGCGGTCGACGATGCGACGCTGCGGTTCACGGGCAATCGCACGCTGGCGATGAACCAAATCGATGACGACGGATTTCTGTATCGCGTCAACGTGCCTCTGACGGTACCGGGCCGGTACCAAGTCACCGCCACCAGCCGACAATCAGGAGTCGGAAATGAGTTCGGTCCACAATATTCCGTGACTCCCGTTTCGGATCGTCGTCCAACGGTGCGATTTGACGGATCCGTGCCAGACGTACAAGTCGCCGCATTCGATGAGATCAGTGTGCTGGCCGGCCGGTTTGATGATGACTTGCCGATCGCCGACGCCTTTCAAGAGTTTCGCTTCAACGGCGGGGCATGGTTGCGTCGTGATCTTTTCCCCCCGTCGGATATCGCCCAGCGCACGCTGACGGCACGATCGGAATGGGATTTGGTCCAAGCCGCCCAACAAGCCGGCTTGGGCGACAACGTGCGTGACGGAGATACGATCGACGTCAAATGGGTCGTGGTCGATCGATTGGGCCAACGTGCGGAAACCGAGCTGATCCAGATCCTGCTTTCCGATGCAGGCATGCGGGCCAATCGCAACGACGAATTGGACGCTTTGTCGGACATCGTCGTCGCCACCATCACGCTGCTGAAAGACGCCGATCCGGTGGCCGAGCGCTGGATCACATGGTCAGTACCCTGGAAAGACCAACGCGCATTGTCCGACCCGGTGGCGTACCAACAGTTCCTGCAGGAATACCTGAGCGAATCGCAGACACTGGCCGACGATGCCGCCGCGGTCAGTCAGATGCTGGACGATTGGATGCAGACGACCGACCGTGTCGACCAGCTGGTTTTAGCGGAACGTGTGAGCCGCCTGATTCAACAAGTCAGCGATGATCTGATTCATCATCCCACCGCGATGTCGGGTGCCATCACCCGGCAAGGCGATCAAGGTGATGCACCGGAGATCATGGCCGATGAATTTTTGGCGGTCCTACGTCGTTGGCATCAGAACCAAGGCAAGCGAGTCGAATCAACGCAGGCCGCGATTCAATCGGGAAGCCAACTGGCCTCCTTATGGCTGGAACAGCAGTTGTCGATCGCACGTCTGACCGACTTGACGACGTTGGCCAATTCATTGGACGCGATCGGGGCGGAATCGGATCTATCACCGACACGTTGGCAACGGACGCTGGGCATCACCGCCGCACGGTTGGACACGATGGCGGCGATGTGGACGTCCCGCGCACCTTGGCTGTCGGAAAAATCGGCGGGCTGGCGAAATCAGTGGCGACAGTTTTGTGTCCAGTGGCAACAACGTCTGCGCGATGGAATCGATGACGAAGAACTGTTGCTGGTCGGGCCGGATCTGGTCGATCAACTGCGACAGCAAATCGGCCAACAGATCCGCAGCCGTACGATCGACAATCGAATCTTGTCGGACCTGGCGAAAGCCGAATCCGGTTTGGCCGCCCGGCAAGACTTGACGCCAACAATCCAAGCGTCCGCCGACTGGCAACTTTCCCATCACAGCACAGTCCCCTGGAATGCCCCGCTGGGACAGAACCTGAACAGGTCGCTGGAGGCTGCCGAACAGTGGCATCGTCGTCGCCAAGTATTCGATACCCGCTGGGCCGCGGATATGAATTTGGCCTCCCGCGCAGTGCACCACGTTTTGATCCAGGCATCGGACGGCCCCGATTCGCCCAGCCCCGATTCGGACATTTCACCGGCCCAGGCACTTCGCCAGATCGCTGATGATGTGGGACTGCTGCAGACCCGAGCAATGCTGGCTCAAGACGCCGGTTTGCTGCGTCAGGCAGCGGCCGATGAAATCTCCGGTGCCCCCGATCCCATCCGGCGCATCACCCACCCGCTGACAATGCGTCGCTATGCCTATGGCGTTCAAGCACAAGCTCGCGCATTGAAACGGTCACCAGCGGTTTCCGAATCGAAGGAAAACCAAGCCGCGATCAAGTCCATCGACGGCACGCGTTACGGTGACGCCTTCCAAAGTGTTTCGCGTCCCATCGATTCTCGGCTTTATCGCGACGACGTCTTGGTATCGATGGCGCCGCAAATCGCTGGCCTGCTGCAGCCTCTAAACAGCGGCCTGGAACAACTGGAACCTGACTTTGCGGCTGCGCGGCAACGCTTGGCTCGGTGGGTCCTGCCGATCGATGAATTGGCCGATGCGGCACGTCGCCAAACGGAAAAGGCGGCCGCACTGGCATCACAGCAAGATTCGCCGCAGGCCGAATCGGCCACCGAATCCGAATCGGCCGGCGTGACCGACGCCGCGACGGAAGCCGCGTGGCAGGAAGCCCAACGTTTGACACGCGAAACGATCGAAGCCCTGATTGATGCCGCCAATCAAGCGGACATCCTGGATCGACTGCAGCGTGACCGTGCAAGAGACATGGAAACGGCCGCGAGGCTGGTGCAATCGTCGTTGGAAAAAGCAAGTTCCGAATTCGAATCCGACAACGAATCGTTTCAAGCGGCTGCAGCGGAGCTTCAGCGTCGGCTGCAACAAACGTCGCAAATGGCACAGCTTCATCAACAAGCCGTGGACGCCGAATCAGCAGTCGCGTCGGAATCCGAACTGTCACAGCAATTGCGAAACGAAGGCGAATCATTGCAAAACGGCCAGGAAATCGAACAACGATTCCAACAGGCCGAACAGTTGGCCGACGTGGCCAAGGCAGACCCGCACGAATTGCTGCGGCGGCTGGAACAAGAGTTGAAAACCAACCCCGATATGCGTTTGTCGCTGGTCGACATCGCCGTCCGAGCGGTCGAAGAAGCGGGACAATTGATGGACGCCTCGGTGTCGTCGGAATCCGCGTTGATTCAAGAGGTCGAGAAAGCGGATCCGGCTTTCCTGGAAGCCAAACGGCGATTGGCCGCGCAGATAGAATCGCTTAGTGATGCCGCAATCGACGTCGCCAAAGCCAATCTGGAATCAGCGGTCAAAGCGGCGACGATGGCCAAAGATGCCGCCGCTATCCGGATGACGCGAGAGACGGCCGAGCGACTTCAGGACCGTGCCCGATCTGCATTGTCGGTTTCCGCAGACGCATCGCTGGCACAACTGACCGACACGGCCAACGACTTGGCCAACGATCTGTTGAAGGTCAACGAACAACTGGAACAAGTCGCCGTCGTCGCCCAGGTGGCTTCGCGTAAAGACATTCATCGCAACATCGATCGTCGTCGCCGTGATCAACAACGCGGTCTGGAAATCGCTCGAACCGCCCGCGACGAGACGCTTCGCCGAAGCAAAGAACGAGCCAAGTTCTGGGAACGTCAAACGCGTGAAGCCGGCACACGTTTGCAACAGGTCCAACGACTCGGTCGCCAAATGGACCGCAAGATGGAAAATGCGTCCCGAAACGTTGCATCACAGGTCGACATGGCCTCGCTTCGCCAGGAACGTCAACGTAATCGAGACGCCGAATCACAAATACGATTGACCCTGGAACTGGCCGAAACGAAACAACGGGAATGGAATGAAACACAAGCGGCCATCGGCAAGCAGTCGCCCAAGCCGTCCGACGCGATGAACCCCGCGGCATCGGTCACCGCCGACCTGGTGCTGTCTTCGGTGGATCGCTTGGAACAGATTGCCGTGGACCTTAATTCGTTCCGTCCTGACGCCCTGCAAAACACCAAGTTGTGGCTATCGGACGAAACCGCACAAAGCACCCTTCAGCGACGACAACAGGTCGCGACCACGGTCAATGAATCGGCGGAGCGTTTGCTTCGCGCCGGGCGTCACCGCAGTCGTCTGGACGAAGAAGCCTTGGCCGTCAAACTGTCGACCGCGGGACAGGCGGCGCGTCAGACTGGCCACGACGTCACACCCGACCGTTCGTCGGAATCTGAAGATGATTCGAATTTTGGTCGCCGGATCGTTGAACGGCTATCCAATCATGCGACGATCATCGACCAACGGTCCGATGAAATCACCGATCTGTTGGCTTCCATGCCCGTGACCCCACCACGGCCGCCGGCTTCCACACCCGAAGGAATCGACCGCCAAGCCCAGGGCAAGAAGCTGGCGCAAACGTTGGACGAACTGGACCGCGCGTTGCTGGGCGAATCGACCGCCGCCGCACCGTCGTCACCAACCGAAGATGGCACATCCTCGCAAGCCGACGCTTCGTCATCGCAGCAATCCCCAGCGGACGCACCGCCGTCAGGCGAAGCGTCCACCGCACTGGAAACATCCCCCACGCTGGCCGAAGCGATCCGGCGGCAACAGCAACGCATGGCTCGTCAACGCCAAGACGCCGCCGATGGCCAAAACGCTCGTTCCGGTACCAACACCGGACAATCATCATCGGGTTCATCCAGCAGCGAAAACCTGAATGATGCTCCACCCTCGGATCCACAATCGGGGTTTGCTGATGGACGTGCCGTGGTGGGCCCCAGCGAAGTCGATGGCACCGACGCCGCGCGGCTGGGCAGTCGTTGGGGCGATCTGCGATCTCAGGAAAGCGATGAAGCGGCCGGCCCGGCCGACGCCAGCGTTCCGCCACAATACCGCAGCGATGTCGAAGCGTATTTCCGAGCCGTCGCAGCCCAGGCGACCGATTCAAAATCGCCTTGA
- a CDS encoding right-handed parallel beta-helix repeat-containing protein, with amino-acid sequence MLAQLDARFVFGRIASMVILSCLLIGVHCAAAEFHVRADAASGGDGSAEAPFRTIQQACDSIAAMPTLQRQRQGVTVWIGGGIHRIDSPIRLGAEHSGALDHPVRFAAMPGEQPVISGGVPIGSQAGQSWRRHDDKRWVVDLPKRADGSPWRFRQLYVNGQRRYRARTPDEGFYRVAACPEGTPKSVHYHTDCKTFQFHPGDLRSDWKNLQDVEVIVYHFWTDSHLPIATIDDQTNTVTFAHRAGKVFTNDFSEEGARYVVENVFEALDQPGEWYLDSTQQRLYYYPHADEDMTKANVVAPLASQMVVIDGDVQSQRFAEHIRLEGLTFRYCCFDFPPGNSNDQQGSASIPAAVEFNAAHDCVLDHCRFHDLGTFAIDIKDGCVGNQVTHCDFSDLSAGGIRIGGGDEKAPPWYRTENNVVSDNRLVGYGIDFPSAVGILLTDTSGNRVAHNEISGGEYTGVSVGWTWGYGRSISRDNQIEDNHIHDIGGMLSDLGGIYTLGVSPGTVLRGNHIHDIDANGYGGWGIYHDEGSTHILVENNLVHDTKFSAFNIHFAKEVTVRNNIFALGELEQLSRSRVEPHVSVYFENNIVYWTEGKLFSKNWSDQEYSFYLHPKNSSGTAQRTETSVFDWNLYFNPNATANDALWDGGSLAQWQQRGKDRNGAFADPGFADPKNGDFTMSPTSPALKLGFRPWDVSTAGPRGDVGPPVIDATDDQR; translated from the coding sequence TGTTTGTTGATTGGTGTTCATTGCGCCGCCGCGGAGTTCCACGTTCGTGCCGACGCGGCATCGGGTGGCGATGGTTCAGCCGAAGCACCTTTTCGAACAATCCAGCAGGCCTGTGATTCGATCGCGGCGATGCCCACGCTGCAGCGTCAACGTCAGGGGGTGACCGTTTGGATTGGCGGAGGAATCCATCGCATTGATTCGCCGATCCGACTGGGGGCTGAACACAGTGGCGCCCTGGATCACCCCGTTCGATTCGCGGCGATGCCTGGCGAACAACCGGTGATCAGCGGCGGGGTTCCAATCGGATCCCAGGCGGGACAATCCTGGCGACGCCACGATGACAAACGCTGGGTGGTCGATTTGCCCAAACGCGCCGATGGTTCGCCATGGCGATTTCGCCAACTGTACGTCAACGGCCAGCGAAGGTACCGCGCGCGGACGCCTGACGAGGGCTTTTATCGTGTGGCCGCCTGTCCCGAAGGCACGCCAAAATCAGTTCACTATCACACCGACTGCAAGACCTTTCAGTTCCACCCCGGCGACTTGCGATCCGACTGGAAGAATCTTCAAGACGTCGAAGTCATCGTGTATCACTTTTGGACCGATTCGCACTTGCCGATCGCGACCATTGATGACCAGACGAACACGGTGACCTTCGCCCATCGTGCCGGTAAAGTCTTCACGAATGATTTCAGCGAAGAAGGGGCCCGCTACGTCGTTGAGAACGTGTTCGAAGCGTTGGACCAACCGGGCGAATGGTATTTGGATTCAACTCAACAGCGTCTGTACTACTATCCACACGCTGATGAGGACATGACCAAAGCGAATGTGGTCGCACCGCTAGCGTCACAGATGGTGGTGATCGACGGCGATGTTCAATCGCAAAGATTTGCCGAACACATTCGGCTCGAAGGTTTGACGTTTCGGTATTGCTGTTTCGATTTTCCGCCCGGCAATTCCAATGATCAGCAGGGATCCGCCAGTATTCCCGCCGCGGTGGAATTCAACGCCGCACATGATTGCGTCCTGGACCATTGTCGTTTCCATGACTTGGGCACCTTTGCGATCGATATCAAAGACGGTTGCGTTGGGAACCAAGTGACCCATTGCGATTTTTCGGACTTGTCCGCCGGAGGGATTCGGATCGGTGGCGGTGATGAAAAGGCACCGCCGTGGTATCGGACCGAGAATAACGTCGTGTCGGACAATCGTTTGGTGGGTTACGGAATCGATTTTCCGTCCGCCGTGGGCATCTTGCTGACCGACACCTCGGGGAACCGTGTCGCGCACAACGAAATCAGCGGTGGTGAATACACCGGCGTTTCCGTCGGGTGGACGTGGGGATATGGCCGCAGCATCAGTCGCGACAACCAGATCGAAGACAACCACATCCACGATATCGGCGGAATGCTAAGTGATCTGGGTGGGATTTACACCTTGGGCGTTTCACCGGGCACGGTTTTACGTGGCAACCACATTCACGACATCGATGCCAACGGTTACGGCGGATGGGGCATCTATCATGATGAAGGATCGACGCACATTTTGGTGGAGAACAACTTGGTGCACGACACCAAGTTTTCTGCGTTCAACATCCACTTTGCAAAGGAAGTCACCGTTCGCAACAACATCTTTGCGCTCGGGGAATTGGAACAGTTGAGCCGCAGTCGCGTGGAACCGCACGTCAGCGTCTATTTTGAAAACAACATCGTTTACTGGACCGAAGGCAAACTGTTTAGCAAGAACTGGAGCGATCAGGAGTATTCGTTCTATCTGCATCCGAAGAACAGTTCGGGAACCGCACAACGCACCGAAACGTCCGTGTTTGACTGGAACTTGTACTTCAATCCGAATGCCACCGCGAACGACGCTTTGTGGGACGGCGGTTCACTGGCCCAGTGGCAACAACGGGGCAAGGACCGCAACGGTGCGTTTGCCGATCCCGGATTCGCTGACCCAAAGAACGGTGACTTTACGATGTCGCCAACGTCGCCGGCGCTGAAACTTGGCTTCAGGCCGTGGGACGTTTCCACGGCGGGACCGAGGGGTGATGTTGGTCCGCCGGTGATCGATGCAACCGACGATCAGCGTTGA
- a CDS encoding prenyltransferase/squalene oxidase repeat-containing protein has product MSSSFFRNETRPMTVRQRHVTLPMRRDFIGSMLAGVIAIAGGSRVLAQTDNDADWSGLYVPDEVDNAVSEAVDYLVNRQGQDGSIADRQNEVAMTSLAIMAMASVGVQPDRQTDRGKAMTRALEFVLKPDNQDPNGYFGRRDRSQMYGHGIITLMLTEMLGMGIDVDQNVRMHKALEQAIGLILQAQKVKKRSSMQGGWRYAPDSTDSDLSVSIWQLMALRSANNDGMHVPGEAIDQAVSYLVQSSTAQRLPNGRISDAAAGFSYMPGSRSGTFAMTAAGLLAMQVCGRYESPVVTAAAKWLLEHPPRTNERFFFYGIYYYAQAMYQVGDTYADTARRLTSAILLKDQRGDGSWHGYRSEERNIGPIYTTALAVLSLSVRYHYLPIYQR; this is encoded by the coding sequence ATGTCTTCATCCTTTTTCCGCAATGAAACACGGCCGATGACCGTGCGGCAGCGCCACGTGACATTGCCGATGCGCCGCGACTTCATCGGATCCATGCTGGCCGGCGTGATCGCGATCGCTGGCGGGTCCCGAGTGTTGGCCCAAACGGACAACGATGCCGATTGGTCCGGACTGTACGTGCCCGATGAGGTCGACAATGCGGTATCCGAAGCCGTCGACTACCTGGTCAACCGGCAAGGCCAAGACGGTTCGATTGCCGATCGTCAAAACGAAGTTGCCATGACATCGTTGGCCATCATGGCCATGGCATCGGTGGGCGTTCAACCCGATCGCCAAACCGACCGGGGCAAGGCGATGACGCGGGCTCTGGAATTCGTTTTGAAACCAGACAACCAGGACCCCAACGGATACTTCGGGCGTCGCGACCGATCACAAATGTACGGTCATGGCATCATCACGCTGATGCTGACCGAGATGCTGGGGATGGGAATCGATGTCGACCAAAACGTTCGAATGCACAAAGCCCTGGAACAAGCGATCGGGCTGATCCTGCAGGCTCAAAAGGTCAAGAAACGCAGCAGCATGCAAGGCGGTTGGCGGTATGCACCGGATTCGACCGATTCCGATCTATCGGTTTCCATTTGGCAGTTGATGGCCCTGCGTTCGGCCAACAACGATGGCATGCATGTCCCCGGCGAAGCCATTGACCAAGCGGTCAGTTACCTGGTTCAATCGTCCACGGCCCAGCGTCTGCCCAACGGCAGGATCAGCGATGCCGCGGCAGGGTTCAGCTACATGCCGGGGTCCCGCAGTGGCACCTTTGCAATGACCGCCGCCGGCTTGCTGGCGATGCAAGTCTGCGGTCGCTACGAATCACCGGTCGTCACCGCGGCCGCCAAATGGTTGTTGGAACATCCGCCGCGAACCAACGAACGCTTCTTTTTTTACGGCATCTACTACTATGCCCAAGCGATGTACCAGGTGGGTGATACCTACGCCGACACAGCCCGTCGTCTGACATCCGCCATTCTTTTGAAAGACCAACGCGGCGATGGATCGTGGCACGGCTATCGCAGCGAAGAACGAAACATCGGCCCCATTTACACCACCGCGTTGGCAGTGCTTAGTCTTAGCGTTCGCTATCACTACTTGCCGATCTATCAACGCTGA